In Terriglobales bacterium, the DNA window GCCGGCATCCCGCCCGAGCAGATCTATGGCCGCTGGGCCGCCGACGTCCCCGTGGGCCGCCTGGGCCAGCCCGAGGAGCTGGCCGCCGCCATCGTCTTCCTGGCCTCCGAGCGCGCCTCCTACATCACCGGCCAGACCCTGTTGGTGGACGGCGGCTACTACAAGGGGCTGTTCTGAGAGAGGTCGCGCGGGAGGCTGCGCCCCAGCGCGTTGCGATGCCGGGGAGGGCGGCGCCCATTCTTGGCCCCCTCGTACCCCCGCGCCGCGTAGTAGAGGGCACGGTCGAAGAACTGGTCCAGCAGCCGAAGCAGGTCCATGCTCCCCAGGATGTCGATGGCGCGGTCCATCGGGTCCTCACGCTGCAGGAATTCCCACAGGTGCTCCTTGGTGATGGTCGTGGCCCAGCAGAACTGGCTGTACGCCACTCCCTGGGAGGCGCGGCGCGCGCCTAATTCCGTGTAGCGCCGTTCGATGTCGGCCTCGGTCTTGGTGAGCAGCCAGTCGCTCAGGTTGTGGTAGATCTCGTAGCGGCGCTGCTTGAGCTCTTCGAGCGGGACCTTGTGCAGGTCCTGGGTGCGCTCCGAAGTGAGGAACTTCTCCATCAGGCCGGTGGCGAGCTCCTCGGAATGCGCCTCGATCAACCGGACCAGCTTGAGGGAAACCATGTGACTCCTCCCAGGTTCAGTATTCGTCTCCCGGGCCGCAGCACGGGCCGGCCCTAGTCGCCCGCCCGCCGCAGGGCCGGCGGCCGCGCGTGCCACTCTCCTTCTTCCACCACGGCGGTCCGGTCGTAGGAGTGGCCGGTGGCCAGGCCCAGCACGAACCACCCCAGCACCACCACCCCGAAAGCGAAGATGGTGTCGCCGATCATGCGCATCCAGCGCAAATGATCCATCAGTCCCGTCTGCAGGAACTCGGAGGAGCGCGCGTACCAGGTGCCGTACTCCACCGACGCCCAGGCCTGCATCAGGCCGATGGGGAGCAGGCTGAGCAGCACCATCAGCGAAAGCCCGAGATTGATGGCCCAGAAAGAGACCGCCAGGGGGCGGTCCTTCCAGGCCAGGCCCGGGCGCAGCGCCCGCAGGCAGAAGAGCATCAGGCCGATGCCCAGCATCCCGTACACCCCGAACAGGGCGGTGTGGCCGTGCACCGGCGTGGTATTCAATCCCTGCATGAAGTAGAGGGCCACGGGGGGATTGATGAGGAAACCGAACAGTCCCGCCCCCACGAAATTCCAGAAGGCCACCGCCACGAAGAAGTAGATGGGCCACTTGTAGGCGCCCACCCACGACGTCCCTGGTTCCCGCGCCCGCGCCAGCCGGATGTTCTGCCAGGCCTCGAAGCCGATCAGGACCAGCGGAACCACTTCCAGGGCGCTGAAGGTGGCGCCCAGCGCCAGCACGAAGTCGGGCATCCCCGAGAAATACAGGTGGTGGAAGGTCCCGATGATCCCGCCGGAGAGGAAGATGATGGTGGAAAACAGCACGCTGCTGGTAGCCGTGCGCACCGACAGCAGCTTGAGCCGAGCAAACAAGAAGGCAATGACCACGGTGGCGAAGACTTCGAAGAACCCCTCCACCCACAAGTGCACCACCCACCAGCGCCAGTACTCGGCGGTGACCAGGTTGCTGCGCTGGCCGTACATCAGGCCGGCGCCGTAGAAGAGCGGGATGGCGACGGAGGCCACCAGGAACAGCACAAGCAGGGAGTGGCTCTCGTCCTTGCGGGCCAGGGCCGGCCTCAGCCCGCGCCCCATCAGCCACAGCCAGAACACCAGCCCGGCGAACAGCAGGATCTGCCAGAAGCGGCCCAGGTCCAGGTACTCGTAGCCCTGGGTGCCGAACCAGAAGAAGTTGGCGTGCAGCTTGTGCTCGATGCTCATCCATTCGCCGGTGAGGGAGCCGGCGACCACCACCAGCAGGGCGGCGTAGAGCAGGTTCACGCCCATCCGCTGCCCTTTGGGCTCGACGCCGCTGACCGCGGGCGCCACGAACAGCCCGGTGGCCAGCCACGAAGTGGCGATCCAGAAGAGCCCGAGCTGGAGGTGCCAGGTGCGGGTGACGGCGTAGGGCAGCCACCGGTCCAGCGGGATGCCGTAGAAACCCGAGCCTTCGACGCCATAGTGGGCGGTCAGGGCTCCCATTCCCACCTGCACGACCAGCAGCGCGGCCACAGTAAAGAAGTATTTGACGGTGGCACGCTGGGAGGGCGTGGGCTTGAGCCCCAGCAGGGGATCGCGCTGGGGCAGGCGCTCGGGGGCGGGCCCGTGCTGCTGCGCGCCGAAGTACCAGACCATCCCGCCGATCCCCGCCAGCAGCAGCACGAAACTGATGACGCTCCAGACGATGGCATCGCCGGTGAGGTTGTTGCCCACCAGCGGTTCGTGCGGCCAGTTCGAGGTGTAGCTCACGCTCTCGCCGGGACGCTGGGTGGCCGCCGCCCACGCCGTCCACCAGAAGAAGGCGGCCATCTGCCGCTGCTGGGCGGGATCGCTCAGCGAGCCCTTGGGAATGGCATAAGCGTCGCGCCCGTTGCCGAAGACATCGGCGTAGTGCTTCTCCAGGGCCTCGAACGCCTGGGCGCGCACCG includes these proteins:
- a CDS encoding nitric-oxide reductase large subunit, with translation MQFRRLWIALAAVLAVSFAVLGGVGYRAVRSAPPIPLAVVTPDGDTLFDGRTIQDGQNVWQSIGGQEVGTVWGHGAYVAPDWTADWLHRESLFILDRWAQQQGAAGFAQLGIEQQGALRARLRAEMRHNSYDPATGRITIPPVRAQAFEALEKHYADVFGNGRDAYAIPKGSLSDPAQQRQMAAFFWWTAWAAATQRPGESVSYTSNWPHEPLVGNNLTGDAIVWSVISFVLLLAGIGGMVWYFGAQQHGPAPERLPQRDPLLGLKPTPSQRATVKYFFTVAALLVVQVGMGALTAHYGVEGSGFYGIPLDRWLPYAVTRTWHLQLGLFWIATSWLATGLFVAPAVSGVEPKGQRMGVNLLYAALLVVVAGSLTGEWMSIEHKLHANFFWFGTQGYEYLDLGRFWQILLFAGLVFWLWLMGRGLRPALARKDESHSLLVLFLVASVAIPLFYGAGLMYGQRSNLVTAEYWRWWVVHLWVEGFFEVFATVVIAFLFARLKLLSVRTATSSVLFSTIIFLSGGIIGTFHHLYFSGMPDFVLALGATFSALEVVPLVLIGFEAWQNIRLARAREPGTSWVGAYKWPIYFFVAVAFWNFVGAGLFGFLINPPVALYFMQGLNTTPVHGHTALFGVYGMLGIGLMLFCLRALRPGLAWKDRPLAVSFWAINLGLSLMVLLSLLPIGLMQAWASVEYGTWYARSSEFLQTGLMDHLRWMRMIGDTIFAFGVVVLGWFVLGLATGHSYDRTAVVEEGEWHARPPALRRAGD